A genomic stretch from Sphingobacterium sp. ML3W includes:
- a CDS encoding antibiotic biosynthesis monooxygenase, translating to MILEVAVLQIIEGQQSNFERDYKTACQYISASKGYITHSLRKCLEKDNQYILLVEWETLEDHTVGFRESQLFKEWEKLLHHYYDPFPTVEHYEVLK from the coding sequence ATGATTTTAGAAGTAGCCGTACTACAAATTATCGAGGGACAACAGTCTAATTTCGAACGTGATTATAAAACTGCTTGCCAGTACATTAGCGCTAGCAAAGGGTATATAACACATTCACTCCGCAAATGCCTTGAAAAGGATAACCAATACATCCTATTGGTCGAATGGGAAACTTTAGAGGATCATACAGTAGGTTTCAGAGAATCTCAATTATTTAAGGAATGGGAAAAACTATTACATCACTATTATGACCCCTTCCCGACAGTGGAACATTATGAAGTGTTAAAATAG
- a CDS encoding S-ribosylhomocysteine lyase, whose translation MYTKEKAKVNSFTVDHTKLKQGIYAKASNTNSSAIESYTTYDIRMIRPNSPERMLSPEVMHTLEHCFATEIRTILGDEVIYVGPMGCCTGFYVVLAGTDRSPQAVAELMKEVLETILTEGYEVPFQNPISCGNYTFMDFTTSKQACVNFLHLINAGELAFEYPYIEEN comes from the coding sequence ATGTATACAAAAGAAAAAGCAAAAGTAAATAGTTTCACGGTAGACCATACCAAATTGAAACAAGGGATATATGCTAAAGCTTCCAATACCAATAGTAGCGCTATTGAAAGCTATACGACTTACGATATCCGCATGATCAGACCGAATTCACCGGAACGTATGTTGTCTCCGGAGGTGATGCATACATTGGAGCATTGTTTTGCGACAGAAATTAGAACAATTTTGGGTGATGAAGTCATCTATGTTGGTCCAATGGGATGCTGCACCGGATTTTATGTGGTCTTAGCGGGTACAGACAGAAGTCCCCAAGCTGTAGCCGAATTGATGAAAGAAGTGCTGGAAACGATTTTGACTGAAGGATACGAAGTACCTTTTCAAAATCCGATCAGCTGTGGTAACTACACATTCATGGATTTCACTACATCGAAACAAGCCTGTGTCAATTTCTTGCATTTAATCAATGCTGGAGAGCTCGCTTTCGAATACCCTTATATTGAAGAAAATTAA